In the genome of Actinomadura graeca, one region contains:
- a CDS encoding bifunctional 3'-5' exonuclease/DNA polymerase, which yields MRIAVAAGAGGGGELRVLGEDGTPGGAAWAVSDLVAEIAGRERADSPRWVWASTARSYPALLDAGVRVGRCHDLELVENLLLGHAGRYGEPRSVPAASARLRGEPVPVDPPPVQAASAQASLFDDDARDAGRPGDDLEQVVAVHAAQQRAIAGLDGFALLAAAESAGSLVAAEMSHDGLPWSADEHDALLTELLGPRPSGGLRPRRLQALADRISAAFGGRAHVNPDSPAQIVKAFAAAGLPVASTRAHVLKRLDHPAVPLLLEYKELSRLHTAHGWAWLDTWVSGGRFRPEYVVGGVVSGRWATNGGGALQIPRVLRRAVVADPGWRLVVADAAQLEPRVLAALAGDRAFADAAAHGDLYAALSHAFRGGAEEGRGSRRDPETLSARDKAKLALLSAMYGGGTGEAVQLLGVLKSRFPAAFEYVEAAARAGEDGRLVRSRLGRTCPPPSAGWRELTSAGGDEDGGDARQAGAAQALRGRGRFTRNFVVQATAADWALALLGSLRRRLTALGPPRLVFFQHDEVIVHTPAELADDVTEAIHAAAGEARRLLFGDTSVVFPMEIAAVSRYSDAK from the coding sequence GTGAGGATCGCGGTGGCCGCCGGTGCCGGAGGCGGGGGAGAGCTGCGGGTCCTGGGGGAGGACGGGACGCCCGGCGGAGCCGCGTGGGCGGTGTCCGACCTGGTCGCCGAGATCGCCGGGCGGGAGCGGGCGGACTCGCCTCGCTGGGTGTGGGCGTCCACGGCGCGGTCGTATCCGGCGCTGCTCGATGCGGGGGTGCGGGTGGGCCGTTGCCACGATCTGGAACTCGTCGAGAACCTGCTCCTCGGCCACGCGGGACGGTACGGGGAGCCGCGCTCGGTGCCGGCCGCGTCGGCGCGGTTGCGGGGGGAGCCCGTCCCGGTGGATCCGCCTCCGGTCCAGGCGGCGTCGGCACAGGCGTCGCTGTTCGACGACGACGCCCGTGACGCCGGAAGGCCCGGCGACGATCTGGAGCAGGTGGTCGCGGTGCACGCCGCGCAGCAGCGCGCCATCGCGGGGCTCGACGGGTTCGCGCTGCTCGCCGCCGCGGAGTCCGCCGGGTCGCTGGTGGCCGCCGAGATGAGCCACGACGGGCTGCCCTGGTCGGCGGACGAGCACGACGCCCTGCTCACCGAGCTGCTGGGGCCGCGCCCGTCCGGCGGGCTGCGGCCGCGCAGGCTCCAGGCGCTCGCCGACCGGATCAGCGCCGCGTTCGGCGGGCGCGCGCACGTCAATCCCGACTCCCCGGCGCAGATCGTCAAGGCGTTCGCGGCCGCCGGGCTGCCGGTCGCCTCGACGCGGGCGCATGTGCTGAAGCGGCTCGACCACCCGGCGGTGCCGCTGCTGCTGGAGTACAAGGAGCTGTCCCGGCTGCACACCGCGCACGGCTGGGCGTGGCTCGACACGTGGGTGAGCGGGGGGCGGTTCCGTCCGGAGTACGTCGTCGGCGGCGTGGTGTCGGGACGGTGGGCCACCAACGGCGGGGGCGCCCTGCAGATCCCGCGGGTCCTGCGCCGGGCCGTGGTCGCCGACCCCGGCTGGCGCCTCGTCGTCGCGGACGCGGCGCAGCTCGAACCGCGTGTGCTCGCCGCCCTCGCGGGCGACCGCGCGTTCGCCGACGCCGCGGCCCACGGTGACCTGTACGCGGCCCTCTCGCACGCCTTCCGCGGCGGGGCGGAGGAGGGCCGGGGGTCCCGGCGCGACCCCGAGACGCTCAGCGCGCGTGACAAGGCCAAGCTCGCGCTGCTGTCGGCCATGTACGGCGGCGGGACGGGGGAGGCGGTGCAGCTGCTCGGCGTGCTCAAGAGCCGGTTCCCGGCCGCGTTCGAGTACGTGGAGGCCGCGGCGCGCGCGGGGGAGGACGGGCGGCTCGTCCGGTCCCGGCTCGGGCGGACGTGCCCGCCGCCGTCGGCCGGGTGGCGTGAGCTGACCTCCGCGGGCGGCGACGAGGACGGCGGGGACGCGCGGCAGGCGGGGGCCGCGCAGGCGCTGCGGGGGCGGGGCCGCTTCACCCGCAACTTCGTCGTCCAGGCCACGGCCGCGGACTGGGCCCTGGCGCTGCTCGGCTCGCTGCGCCGCCGCCTCACCGCCCTCGGGCCGCCGCGCCTGGTGTTCTTCCAGCACGACGAGGTGATCGTG
- a CDS encoding DUF4234 domain-containing protein produces MSYPQQGQPYQQQQAYQGGYAPAPQQQAPVAHGAGANMKRRNPVGAWLGLPIITFGIYGMVWFYKVHVELHEYDRRIDNAATNALLSILFGSITLGIWPLVMWCKLGGRIAQAQRAAGLPASCSGGMGFLLGILGFGVLYYQIQLNKVTDRYGDTQPGQQVSLVG; encoded by the coding sequence ATGAGTTACCCCCAGCAGGGCCAGCCCTACCAGCAGCAGCAGGCGTACCAGGGCGGCTACGCCCCGGCCCCGCAGCAGCAGGCGCCCGTCGCCCACGGCGCCGGAGCCAACATGAAGCGCCGCAACCCCGTCGGCGCCTGGCTCGGCCTGCCGATCATCACCTTCGGCATCTACGGCATGGTGTGGTTCTACAAGGTCCACGTCGAACTGCACGAGTACGACCGCCGCATCGACAACGCCGCCACCAACGCGCTCCTGTCCATCCTGTTCGGCAGCATCACCCTGGGCATCTGGCCCCTCGTCATGTGGTGCAAGCTCGGCGGCCGCATCGCCCAGGCCCAGCGCGCCGCCGGCCTCCCCGCCAGCTGCAGCGGCGGCATGGGCTTCCTGCTCGGCATCCTCGGCTTCGGCGTCCTGTACTACCAGATCCAGCTCAACAAGGTCACCGACCGCTACGGCGACACCCAGCCCGGCCAGCAGGTCTCGCTGGTCGGCTAG
- a CDS encoding metallophosphoesterase family protein, with product MRAEESPGPAPVTDNSRTSEAGAGWACRKPGTFQELLPERVPDFSWRRPAVLWRSRNDVLARLFGDPTDTIRRRCVAALRERGTPAAFTVHRAAPEFSFVLLGDTGEGDKSQYAVVPPLLHAAADTDFMIIASDVIYPAGDAGEYPEKFFRPYKDYPGPIYAVPGNHDWYDGLRGFLHIFCDLDEDCSPPRWRGTLGFLPRLLWRRPGTVDTAALAEARRTYRGAPGQQAAQPGPYWAIDTPSLRIIGIDTGITGRVDREQGAWLREVSAGPKPKMLVTGKPIYVDDDHRPGPIEGGGTVDEIVRDPAHHYVAAIGGDIHNYQHYPVPLDDGRTIHYLVSGGGGAFMHGTHTIPRTSVVDESRFRCYPLRGDSLSRYSRLYGRWLRLPRLFELTPEEATAVIEHRLGIEPGRGYLDPRPSRRARFVAGMLGVPRGRRARPRFSHLPVRKLPQRFRSELADWDTPPFFKSFLRVDVTESELRIRCYAATGCGDHETSPPCEDEVPIPLR from the coding sequence GTGCGTGCCGAGGAATCCCCCGGGCCCGCGCCGGTTACCGACAACTCGCGCACCTCCGAGGCGGGCGCGGGCTGGGCGTGCCGGAAACCGGGCACGTTCCAGGAACTGCTCCCCGAACGTGTGCCGGACTTCTCCTGGCGCCGCCCGGCGGTGCTGTGGCGTTCCCGCAACGACGTGCTCGCCCGGCTCTTCGGCGACCCGACGGACACGATCCGCCGCCGCTGCGTCGCCGCCCTCCGCGAGCGGGGCACGCCCGCCGCGTTCACCGTGCACCGCGCCGCGCCCGAGTTCTCGTTCGTCCTGCTCGGCGACACCGGCGAGGGCGACAAGTCGCAGTACGCGGTCGTCCCGCCGCTGCTGCACGCCGCCGCCGACACCGACTTCATGATCATCGCCAGTGACGTCATCTACCCGGCCGGGGACGCGGGGGAGTACCCCGAGAAGTTCTTCCGCCCGTACAAGGACTACCCCGGCCCCATCTACGCGGTCCCGGGCAACCACGACTGGTACGACGGGCTGCGCGGCTTCCTGCACATCTTCTGCGACCTGGACGAGGACTGCTCGCCCCCTCGCTGGCGCGGGACCCTCGGGTTCCTGCCCCGCCTCCTCTGGCGGCGCCCCGGGACGGTCGACACCGCCGCCCTCGCCGAGGCGCGGCGCACCTACCGCGGCGCCCCCGGCCAGCAGGCCGCGCAGCCCGGACCGTATTGGGCCATCGACACGCCGTCCCTGCGCATCATCGGCATCGACACCGGCATCACCGGACGCGTCGACCGCGAGCAGGGCGCATGGCTGCGCGAGGTGTCGGCGGGCCCCAAACCGAAGATGCTGGTCACCGGCAAGCCCATCTACGTGGACGACGACCACCGCCCCGGGCCGATCGAGGGCGGCGGGACCGTCGACGAGATCGTCCGGGATCCGGCGCACCACTACGTCGCGGCGATCGGCGGCGACATCCACAACTACCAGCACTACCCGGTGCCCCTCGACGACGGCCGCACCATCCACTACCTGGTGTCGGGCGGCGGCGGCGCGTTCATGCACGGCACGCACACCATCCCCCGCACCAGCGTCGTCGACGAGTCCCGCTTCCGCTGCTACCCGCTCCGCGGTGACTCCCTGTCGCGCTACAGCAGGCTGTACGGCCGCTGGCTCCGGCTGCCGCGCCTCTTCGAGCTCACCCCCGAGGAGGCGACCGCGGTCATCGAGCACCGGCTCGGCATCGAGCCGGGCCGCGGCTACCTGGACCCCAGGCCGTCCCGCCGCGCGCGGTTCGTCGCCGGCATGCTCGGCGTCCCGCGCGGGCGCCGCGCACGCCCCCGCTTCTCGCACCTGCCCGTCCGCAAGCTCCCGCAGCGCTTCCGCTCCGAGCTGGCCGACTGGGACACCCCGCCGTTCTTCAAGAGCTTCCTGCGCGTGGACGTGACGGAGAGCGAGCTCCGCATCCGTTGCTACGCCGCGACAGGCTGCGGCGATCACGAGACGTCACCACCGTGCGAGGACGAGGTGCCGATCCCGCTGCGCTAG
- a CDS encoding cation acetate symporter gives MSPQQFAAPVLAASDNEHRTFSLVLFAAFVAITLWITLWASRQNKTAADYYAGGRQFTPIQNGLAISGDYMSAASFLGIAGLFALSGYDGFLYSIGFLVAWLVALLLVAELLRNSGRYTMADVLAFRMRQRPVRAAAGISTIVVSIFYLLAQMVGAGALVGLLLDVDGESAKIWTIVVVGALMIFYVTVGGMKGTTWVQVVKAVMLMTGAIVMTVWVLSKYSFNPSELLGAAADKSGKGDAFLKPGLKYGATNVWSKLDLLSLGLALVLGTAGLPHILIRFYTVPTSRAARTSVNWAIGIIGVFYLMTLVIGFGAAALVGGKAIAAQDKGGNTAAPQLAQELGGGAGSTGGAIFLAIIAAVAFATILAVVAGLTLASSSSFAHDLFANVFKRGKASERDEVVMARYAAIVIGAVAIVLSIFARGLNVAFLVALAFAIAASANLPTLLFSLFWKRFNTVGAVAGIYGGLVSAVTLVLLSPICWGGKSDTIPKGNVDALFSETTVAPIPLQNPGLISIPIGFLCAYLGTVLSKERTDEKFAELEVRSLTGTGAH, from the coding sequence GTGAGCCCCCAGCAGTTCGCCGCCCCCGTGCTGGCGGCCTCCGACAACGAGCACCGGACGTTCTCGCTCGTCCTGTTCGCGGCCTTCGTGGCGATCACCTTGTGGATCACCCTCTGGGCGTCGCGGCAGAACAAGACCGCCGCCGACTACTACGCGGGCGGACGGCAGTTCACCCCCATCCAGAACGGGCTCGCGATCAGCGGCGACTACATGTCGGCCGCGTCGTTCCTCGGCATCGCGGGCCTGTTCGCCCTGTCGGGCTACGACGGCTTCCTGTACTCCATCGGCTTCCTGGTCGCCTGGCTGGTCGCGCTGCTGCTGGTCGCCGAGCTGCTGCGCAACTCGGGCCGGTACACGATGGCCGACGTCCTGGCGTTCCGGATGCGGCAGCGGCCGGTCCGCGCCGCCGCCGGCATCTCCACCATCGTCGTGTCGATCTTCTACCTGCTCGCCCAGATGGTCGGCGCGGGCGCGCTGGTCGGCCTGCTGCTGGACGTCGACGGCGAGAGCGCCAAGATCTGGACGATCGTCGTCGTCGGCGCGCTGATGATCTTCTATGTGACGGTCGGCGGCATGAAGGGCACCACCTGGGTGCAGGTCGTCAAGGCCGTCATGCTCATGACCGGCGCGATCGTCATGACGGTGTGGGTGCTGTCGAAGTACAGCTTCAACCCGTCGGAGCTGCTCGGCGCCGCCGCCGACAAGAGCGGCAAGGGCGACGCGTTCCTCAAGCCGGGCCTGAAGTACGGCGCGACCAACGTGTGGTCCAAGCTCGACCTGCTCTCGCTCGGCCTCGCCCTCGTGCTCGGGACGGCCGGGCTGCCGCACATCCTGATCCGCTTCTACACCGTCCCGACGTCCCGCGCGGCCCGCACGTCCGTCAACTGGGCCATCGGCATCATCGGCGTGTTCTACCTGATGACGCTGGTCATCGGCTTCGGCGCCGCGGCCCTCGTCGGCGGCAAGGCCATCGCCGCGCAGGACAAGGGCGGCAACACCGCCGCGCCGCAGCTCGCCCAGGAGCTCGGCGGCGGCGCGGGGTCCACGGGAGGCGCGATCTTCCTGGCGATCATCGCGGCGGTCGCGTTCGCGACGATCCTCGCCGTGGTCGCGGGCCTCACGCTCGCCTCGTCGTCCTCGTTCGCGCACGACCTGTTCGCCAACGTGTTCAAGCGCGGCAAGGCCAGCGAGCGGGACGAGGTGGTGATGGCCCGCTACGCCGCCATCGTCATCGGCGCCGTCGCGATCGTGCTGTCGATCTTCGCGCGCGGGCTGAACGTGGCGTTCCTGGTCGCGCTGGCGTTCGCGATCGCCGCGTCCGCGAACCTCCCCACGCTGCTGTTCTCGCTGTTCTGGAAGCGGTTCAACACCGTGGGCGCCGTCGCGGGCATCTACGGCGGGCTCGTCTCTGCGGTCACGCTCGTGCTGCTCAGCCCGATCTGCTGGGGCGGCAAGTCCGACACCATCCCGAAGGGCAACGTGGACGCGCTGTTCAGCGAGACCACGGTGGCGCCGATCCCGCTGCAGAACCCGGGGCTCATCTCGATCCCGATCGGGTTCCTGTGCGCGTACCTCGGCACCGTCCTGTCCAAGGAGCGCACGGACGAGAAGTTCGCGGAGCTGGAGGTCCGGTCGCTGACCGGAACCGGCGCGCATTGA
- a CDS encoding DUF485 domain-containing protein: MTTESSGPGPASGGLDNAAYAQLRRSPEFERLRLAFRRFVFPMTAAFLVWYLLYVVLSAYARGFMGHKLFGEINVALVFGLLQFVSTFLIAWTYERYARGKLEPLAESVRGAAASAGPGGAATAPKKAAPVEKTAPVEKTAPVEKPASAAKPAEPAKSEPAKSEEDGE; encoded by the coding sequence GTGACAACCGAGTCATCAGGGCCGGGGCCCGCGTCAGGCGGGCTCGACAACGCGGCCTACGCGCAACTGAGGCGGTCGCCGGAGTTCGAGCGGCTGCGCCTCGCCTTCCGCCGTTTCGTGTTCCCCATGACGGCGGCCTTCCTCGTCTGGTATCTGCTCTACGTCGTGCTGTCGGCGTACGCGCGCGGCTTCATGGGCCACAAGCTCTTCGGCGAGATCAACGTGGCGCTGGTCTTCGGGCTGCTCCAGTTCGTCTCGACCTTCCTCATCGCCTGGACCTACGAGCGGTACGCGCGCGGCAAGCTCGAACCGCTCGCCGAGTCCGTGCGCGGCGCCGCCGCGTCCGCGGGACCCGGCGGCGCGGCCACCGCGCCAAAGAAGGCCGCCCCGGTGGAGAAGACCGCCCCGGTGGAGAAGACCGCCCCGGTGGAGAAGCCCGCTTCGGCGGCAAAGCCCGCCGAGCCCGCGAAGTCCGAGCCTGCGAAGTCCGAGGAGGACGGCGAGTGA
- a CDS encoding diacylglycerol/lipid kinase family protein, which yields MARAFTAIVNPAAGGAAAGPALAPIARLLREAGADVGVEHSRGLEHAGSLARRAAGAGRVVLGVGGDGMVGRVGGALAGTDAVLGIVPAGRGNDFARQLGVPPDPAGLARLLLDGAPRPVDVIEANGRPVLGSVYAGVDAVANRNANRARLLRGPVAYYAGALRAVASWRPADYRVTVDGEEHRRLGYTVVAANSGYYGSGRRIAPGARVDDGMLDVVLIRHAPRTLFFAVMRELSDGSHVRRPEVEVLRGREVRIELGEASAASGRTLPYGADGELPGVLPVTARVMPGALRVLAP from the coding sequence ATGGCGCGCGCGTTCACCGCGATCGTCAACCCGGCCGCGGGCGGGGCGGCGGCCGGGCCGGCGCTGGCGCCGATCGCCCGGCTTCTGCGGGAGGCGGGCGCCGACGTCGGCGTCGAGCACAGCCGCGGCCTGGAGCACGCCGGGAGCCTCGCGCGCCGCGCGGCCGGGGCCGGCCGGGTGGTCCTCGGGGTGGGCGGCGACGGCATGGTCGGCCGCGTCGGCGGTGCCCTGGCCGGGACGGACGCGGTCCTCGGCATCGTGCCCGCCGGGCGCGGCAACGACTTCGCGCGCCAGCTCGGCGTCCCGCCGGACCCGGCCGGGCTGGCCCGGCTGCTGCTGGACGGGGCCCCGCGGCCCGTGGACGTCATCGAGGCCAACGGCAGGCCCGTCCTCGGCAGCGTGTACGCGGGCGTGGACGCGGTCGCCAACCGCAACGCCAACAGGGCGCGGCTGCTGCGCGGCCCGGTGGCGTACTACGCCGGGGCGCTGCGCGCCGTCGCGTCGTGGCGGCCCGCCGACTACCGCGTGACCGTGGACGGCGAGGAGCACCGGCGGCTCGGGTACACGGTCGTCGCCGCCAACTCCGGCTACTACGGCTCCGGCAGGCGCATCGCGCCCGGCGCCCGCGTGGACGACGGGATGCTGGACGTCGTGCTGATCCGGCACGCGCCCAGGACGCTGTTCTTCGCCGTGATGCGGGAGCTCTCGGACGGGTCGCACGTCCGGCGGCCCGAGGTGGAGGTGCTGCGCGGCCGTGAGGTGCGGATCGAGCTCGGCGAGGCGTCCGCCGCGTCGGGCCGGACGCTGCCCTACGGGGCCGACGGAGAACTGCCGGGCGTGCTGCCCGTGACGGCGCGGGTGATGCCGGGGGCGCTGCGCGTCCTGGCGCCCTGA
- a CDS encoding FAD-binding oxidoreductase has protein sequence MLWSGWGDPARATALPDPVAALLRELLGVRPAAVPTVALQDVEVPDSRLAPDDLAALAADVGAAHVRTGAEARIRHTRGRSTSDLLRIRAGEVSDAPDAVVLPASHDEVLAVLRTCTARRIAVVPYGGGTSVVGALTPPRASLPGGRTGGFAALDLRRMDALVTLDETSRTAVLEPGLRGPAAEALLGARGYTLGHFPQSFAWASVGGFAAARSSGQASAGYGRFDDMVVALTAATPEGTLELGRAPKSAAGPDLRQLVLGSEGAFGVITSVTVRVHPVPETRAYEGWRFASFEQGTAALRGLAQDGPLPAVLRLSDEAETMAGLADPAAIGSSRDAGCLAVLGFEGTRAAVAGRRARAAEALAAAGGEPLGAGPGDRWEHGRFDAPYLRDALLDAGAFVETLETAAFWSGVPRLYEAVRCALTGALSGAGTPPLVMCHISHVYPSGASLYFTVVCAQGTDPVAHWAAAKRAACDAIAEAGGTISHHHGVGTDHRDWYAREIGPLGGAVLRAVKDRLDPAGILSPGVLVPGE, from the coding sequence ATGCTGTGGAGCGGCTGGGGCGACCCCGCCCGGGCCACGGCGCTGCCGGACCCCGTGGCCGCGCTCCTGCGCGAGCTGCTCGGCGTGCGGCCCGCGGCCGTGCCGACGGTCGCCCTCCAGGACGTCGAGGTCCCTGATAGCCGCCTCGCCCCGGACGATCTGGCCGCGCTCGCCGCGGACGTCGGCGCCGCGCACGTCCGCACCGGCGCCGAGGCGCGCATCCGGCACACGCGCGGCAGGTCCACCTCCGACCTGCTGCGCATCCGCGCCGGCGAGGTCTCCGACGCCCCCGACGCCGTCGTCCTGCCCGCGTCCCACGACGAGGTCCTCGCCGTGCTCCGCACCTGTACCGCGCGGCGGATCGCGGTCGTCCCCTACGGCGGCGGCACGTCCGTCGTGGGCGCCCTCACCCCGCCGCGCGCGAGCCTGCCCGGCGGGAGGACGGGCGGGTTCGCCGCCCTCGACCTGCGGCGGATGGACGCGCTCGTAACGCTGGACGAGACGTCCAGGACGGCCGTCCTGGAGCCCGGGCTGCGCGGTCCGGCGGCCGAGGCGCTGCTGGGCGCGCGCGGGTACACGCTCGGGCACTTCCCGCAGTCGTTCGCATGGGCGTCGGTCGGCGGCTTCGCCGCGGCGCGGTCCAGCGGGCAGGCGTCCGCGGGGTACGGGCGGTTCGACGACATGGTGGTGGCGCTCACCGCCGCCACACCCGAGGGCACCCTGGAACTCGGCCGCGCGCCGAAGTCCGCCGCCGGGCCCGACCTGCGGCAGCTCGTCCTCGGCTCCGAGGGCGCCTTCGGGGTGATCACGTCGGTGACCGTCCGCGTCCACCCCGTCCCGGAGACGAGGGCCTACGAGGGCTGGCGGTTCGCGTCCTTCGAGCAGGGCACGGCGGCGCTGCGGGGGCTGGCCCAGGACGGCCCGCTCCCCGCCGTCCTCCGCCTGTCCGACGAGGCCGAGACCATGGCCGGCCTCGCCGACCCCGCCGCGATCGGCTCCTCACGGGACGCCGGGTGCCTGGCCGTCCTCGGGTTCGAGGGCACCCGGGCGGCGGTCGCCGGACGCCGGGCCCGGGCGGCGGAGGCGCTGGCAGCCGCGGGCGGCGAACCGCTCGGCGCCGGGCCGGGAGACAGGTGGGAACACGGCCGGTTCGACGCCCCCTACCTGCGCGACGCGCTGCTCGACGCAGGCGCGTTCGTGGAGACACTGGAGACCGCCGCGTTCTGGTCGGGCGTCCCGCGGCTGTACGAGGCCGTCCGGTGCGCCCTGACCGGCGCGCTCTCCGGCGCCGGCACGCCGCCGCTGGTCATGTGCCACATCTCGCACGTCTACCCGTCCGGCGCGTCGCTGTACTTCACCGTCGTCTGCGCCCAGGGCACCGACCCGGTCGCGCACTGGGCGGCGGCCAAGCGCGCGGCCTGCGACGCGATCGCCGAGGCCGGCGGGACGATCAGCCACCACCACGGCGTGGGCACCGACCACCGCGACTGGTACGCCCGGGAGATCGGGCCGCTCGGCGGCGCGGTGCTGCGCGCCGTCAAGGACCGGCTGGACCCGGCCGGGATCCTCAGCCCCGGCGTGCTCGTCCCGGGGGAGTAG
- a CDS encoding TetR/AcrR family transcriptional regulator, with the protein MTSNRHNKAADDAVLDAARDCVLAVGVRRTTLTDIARRAGVSRMTLYRRWPDVRTIVADLMTREWVGIGAAVRPPDDGGPVRPRLVEGLVAGVAAFRAHPLLRKIVEVDPELLLPYVLDRLGTSQHVFLGLFEEALRAGQADGTVRPGPPARQARALLLVVQSFALSGPTMTGGDDPELSAAALDGELRHVLDRMLAP; encoded by the coding sequence ATGACGTCGAATCGTCACAACAAGGCGGCCGACGACGCGGTCCTGGACGCGGCGCGCGACTGCGTGCTGGCGGTCGGCGTGCGCCGGACGACCCTCACCGACATCGCCCGCCGCGCCGGCGTCTCCCGCATGACGCTGTACCGGCGCTGGCCGGACGTCCGCACGATCGTCGCGGACCTGATGACCCGCGAGTGGGTCGGGATCGGCGCCGCCGTGCGGCCGCCGGACGACGGCGGGCCCGTCCGTCCCCGGCTGGTGGAGGGGCTGGTCGCCGGGGTCGCGGCGTTCCGCGCGCACCCGCTGCTCCGCAAGATCGTCGAGGTGGACCCCGAGCTGCTGCTCCCCTACGTCCTGGACCGGCTCGGCACCAGCCAGCACGTGTTCCTGGGGCTGTTCGAGGAGGCGCTGCGGGCCGGGCAGGCGGACGGGACGGTCCGCCCCGGCCCGCCCGCCCGGCAGGCGCGCGCGCTGCTGCTCGTCGTCCAGTCGTTCGCGCTCTCGGGGCCGACGATGACCGGCGGGGACGACCCGGAGCTGTCCGCCGCCGCCCTCGACGGCGAGCTCCGCCACGTCCTGGACAGGATGCTCGCGCCGTGA
- a CDS encoding glycerol-3-phosphate dehydrogenase/oxidase encodes MSAPRRSSLNAARRARELAALPDEVVDVLVVGLGATGAGVALDAASRGLSVAAVDAHDLAFGTSRWSSKLIHGGLRYLASGQVGVARESAAERGVLMCRTAPHLVRALPFVLPLTPQVPRGQAALARAGLRAGDALRLAAGTPRSVLPGPRRLSAAGALRLAPGLRADGLRGGLLSWDGRLADDARLVVAVARTAAAHGARVLTRCRAVAVAGDGALVRDELTGREVTVRARAVVNAAGVWAGGLVDGVRLRPSRGTHLVVRAETLGGPSAGLQVPVPGEAGRFVLVLPQGDGRVYVGLTDEPADGPVPDVPEPTPGEIRFLLDVLGPVLDVPLRREDVLGAFAGLRPLLDTGRGGGTADLSRRHAILTSRDGVVTVVGGKLTTYRRMAQDAVDAVVAAQGLDAGPGRTARIPLVGAAAPQRLAALDAPGLLVRRYGTEAPLLAGMAEDDPSLLEPVVPGLPVLGAELAWAVRHEGALDAGDLLDRRTRIGLVASDRAAALPAAEAHLPFRADGGRTRER; translated from the coding sequence GTGAGCGCGCCCCGGCGGTCCTCGCTCAACGCCGCGCGGCGGGCCCGCGAGCTGGCCGCGCTCCCGGACGAGGTGGTGGACGTGCTCGTCGTCGGCCTCGGCGCGACCGGCGCCGGGGTGGCCCTGGACGCCGCGTCCCGCGGCCTGTCGGTGGCCGCCGTCGACGCCCACGACCTGGCGTTCGGCACGTCCCGGTGGAGCTCGAAGCTGATCCACGGCGGGCTGCGCTACCTGGCGTCCGGTCAGGTGGGCGTGGCGCGGGAGAGCGCCGCCGAGCGCGGCGTGCTGATGTGCCGGACGGCCCCGCACCTGGTGCGGGCGCTCCCGTTCGTCCTGCCGCTGACGCCGCAGGTGCCGCGCGGGCAGGCGGCGCTCGCCCGCGCCGGGCTGCGCGCCGGGGACGCGCTGCGGCTCGCCGCCGGCACCCCGCGGTCGGTGCTGCCCGGCCCGCGCCGGCTGTCGGCGGCCGGGGCGCTGCGCCTCGCGCCGGGGCTGCGCGCGGACGGGCTGCGCGGCGGGCTGCTGTCCTGGGACGGGCGGCTCGCCGACGACGCGCGCCTGGTCGTCGCGGTGGCGCGCACGGCCGCCGCGCACGGCGCCCGCGTCCTGACCCGGTGCCGGGCGGTGGCGGTGGCCGGTGACGGCGCGCTCGTCCGGGACGAGCTGACCGGCCGGGAGGTCACCGTGCGGGCCCGCGCGGTCGTGAACGCGGCCGGGGTGTGGGCGGGCGGCCTGGTGGACGGCGTGCGGCTGCGCCCGTCCCGGGGCACCCACCTGGTCGTGCGGGCGGAGACGCTGGGCGGGCCGTCGGCGGGCCTCCAGGTCCCGGTGCCCGGCGAGGCCGGGCGGTTCGTGCTGGTGCTCCCGCAGGGCGACGGGCGCGTGTACGTCGGCCTGACCGACGAGCCGGCCGACGGCCCGGTCCCCGACGTGCCGGAGCCGACGCCGGGCGAGATCAGGTTCCTGCTCGACGTCCTCGGCCCGGTGCTGGACGTCCCGCTGCGGAGGGAGGACGTGCTCGGTGCCTTCGCCGGGCTGCGCCCCCTGCTGGACACCGGCCGCGGTGGCGGCACCGCCGACCTCTCACGCCGCCACGCGATCCTGACCTCGCGGGACGGCGTGGTCACGGTCGTCGGCGGCAAGCTGACCACCTACCGGCGGATGGCGCAGGACGCGGTGGACGCCGTAGTGGCGGCGCAGGGCCTGGACGCGGGCCCGGGCCGCACGGCGCGCATCCCGCTCGTCGGCGCGGCGGCGCCGCAGCGGCTCGCCGCCCTCGACGCCCCCGGGCTCCTCGTCCGGCGGTACGGGACGGAGGCGCCGCTCCTGGCCGGGATGGCGGAGGACGATCCGTCCCTGCTGGAGCCGGTCGTCCCGGGGCTGCCGGTGCTGGGGGCGGAGCTGGCGTGGGCCGTCCGGCACGAGGGCGCCCTGGACGCCGGCGACCTCCTCGACCGGCGGACGCGGATCGGGCTCGTGGCGTCCGACCGGGCCGCCGCGCTGCCCGCAGCCGAGGCGCACCTGCCGTTCCGGGCCGACGGCGGGCGGACACGGGAGCGATGA